From Verrucomicrobiota bacterium, one genomic window encodes:
- a CDS encoding D-2-hydroxyacid dehydrogenase, whose protein sequence is MPSLLILQKPKAVNQDQANAIREMAPDLDLWMTADPMNEDPERINDVEIGTGFKPPRELILNGRLKWYHAYSAGLDWMFEFEDHQNLPMTLTNSSGIHGVPMSEHAFAMILAHNRKLPEFIRNQSHKHWKGLPGDGRLDTLEGKTMLILGVGAIGTRMAKLAQAHDMQVMGIRRQPERGCQFVDEMHGPDKLNSLLPRADIIVCLLPNTPDSRHILGPAQFALMKRGVFIANLGRGIHIDENAMIAALQDGIVAGAGLDTFETEPLPSDSPLWAMENVIISPHCSGFQPDYGYEARRLFIRNLKHFASNETMFNVVDKELGYSLSH, encoded by the coding sequence ATGCCATTCGAGAAATGGCACCTGATCTCGACCTGTGGATGACAGCGGATCCAATGAATGAAGATCCGGAAAGAATAAATGACGTCGAAATAGGTACTGGTTTCAAACCTCCCCGAGAACTGATTCTAAATGGTCGTCTAAAATGGTACCACGCCTATTCGGCTGGTTTGGATTGGATGTTCGAATTCGAAGATCACCAGAATCTTCCCATGACCTTAACGAACTCCTCAGGTATTCATGGAGTGCCTATGAGCGAACACGCATTTGCCATGATTTTGGCCCACAATAGAAAGTTACCGGAGTTTATCCGAAATCAATCACACAAACACTGGAAAGGCTTACCTGGAGATGGTCGACTCGATACACTCGAAGGAAAAACCATGCTTATTCTCGGTGTTGGGGCCATTGGAACACGGATGGCCAAACTAGCACAGGCTCACGACATGCAGGTGATGGGCATTCGCCGTCAGCCTGAGCGAGGCTGTCAATTTGTGGACGAAATGCACGGTCCGGATAAGCTCAACTCCCTGTTACCAAGGGCAGATATTATAGTATGCCTTCTTCCCAACACTCCCGATTCAAGGCACATACTTGGACCGGCTCAATTTGCACTCATGAAACGAGGTGTCTTCATAGCAAATCTGGGAAGAGGAATCCACATCGATGAAAATGCCATGATTGCAGCACTTCAGGATGGTATTGTAGCAGGTGCCGGACTCGATACCTTTGAAACGGAGCCTTTGCCTTCGGACTCCCCTCTGTGGGCGATGGAAAACGTCATCATTTCCCCACATTGCTCAGGATTCCAACCGGACTATGGCTACGAAGCCCGTCGTTTATTTATTAGGAACCTGAAACATTTTGCGAGTAATGAAACCATGTTCAACGTCGTCGACAAAGAGCTGGGGTATTCGTTGAGTCATTAA
- a CDS encoding galactose mutarotase: MQSFGKTKEGVDTSLYTLTNANGLKTDITNYGGIVVRMFVPDREGNMHDVMLGYNTVAEYILDTPYFGAIIGRIGNRVADGKFSLNGKTYHLVTNNFPADIPCHLHGGTVGYDKVVWDAEPFIENNTPGLKLHYLSVDGEEGYPGNLDITVWYRLTNDNSLKIDYLATTDKATPVNLTNHSYFNLKGEGNGDILSHVLMFNAANYTPVNAGLIPTGKIASVKGTPFDFTSPHTIGERVNADNEQMKFGGGYDHNWVLDNQDGDLALAATAFEPTSGRFMEVWTEEPGVQFYCGNFLNGSNIGKSGKAYNFRNGFCLETQHYPDSPNQKSFPSIILKPGEEYKTTTIYRFSTR, translated from the coding sequence ATGCAATCCTTTGGGAAGACAAAGGAAGGTGTGGATACCTCACTCTATACGCTAACCAACGCGAATGGTTTAAAAACGGACATCACTAACTACGGTGGGATAGTAGTGCGAATGTTCGTTCCTGACCGAGAAGGCAATATGCACGACGTCATGCTGGGTTACAATACCGTGGCAGAGTACATTCTGGATACACCCTACTTCGGAGCCATAATTGGCCGGATAGGAAACCGGGTTGCCGATGGCAAATTTTCACTCAATGGTAAAACTTACCATTTGGTCACCAATAATTTTCCAGCCGACATCCCTTGTCATCTTCACGGTGGCACTGTCGGATATGATAAGGTCGTCTGGGATGCAGAACCCTTCATAGAAAACAATACTCCTGGATTGAAACTTCATTACCTAAGTGTCGATGGAGAAGAAGGTTATCCCGGCAATCTGGATATCACCGTGTGGTACCGTTTGACCAACGACAATTCCCTCAAGATCGACTACCTGGCTACCACTGACAAAGCAACGCCCGTCAACCTGACCAACCACTCCTACTTCAATTTAAAAGGTGAAGGGAATGGGGACATCCTCAGTCACGTGCTCATGTTTAACGCTGCCAATTATACACCGGTAAATGCGGGTCTTATCCCAACGGGTAAGATAGCGTCGGTTAAAGGAACTCCCTTTGATTTCACTTCACCACATACCATCGGTGAGCGAGTAAATGCAGACAATGAACAAATGAAATTCGGTGGCGGCTATGACCACAACTGGGTCCTAGACAATCAGGATGGGGACCTGGCCTTGGCGGCGACCGCCTTTGAACCTACCTCTGGCCGGTTCATGGAGGTATGGACGGAAGAGCCGGGCGTGCAGTTCTACTGCGGCAATTTCCTTAACGGATCGAATATCGGAAAATCCGGCAAAGCCTACAACTTCCGCAACGGTTTCTGCCTCGAAACGCAGCACTACCCGGACTCACCTAATCAGAAAAGCTTCCCTTCCATTATCCTGAAACCAGGCGAGGAATATAAAACCACTACGATCTATAGATTCAGCACTCGCTAA